From Halostella salina, one genomic window encodes:
- a CDS encoding cupin domain-containing protein gives MSLDRYPDLDPERGEVVDAEVVVQDDVLVKAFALGPGAKLDPHEHADSTNVFHVVEGTVTVLQDGTEEEVAAPGVVLHERGVAHGARNDAEDGVAVLTASLCPMPR, from the coding sequence ATGTCGCTCGACCGCTATCCCGATCTGGACCCCGAGCGCGGCGAAGTCGTCGATGCGGAGGTCGTCGTGCAGGACGACGTGCTCGTCAAGGCGTTCGCGCTCGGTCCCGGCGCGAAACTGGATCCGCACGAACACGCCGACTCGACGAACGTGTTCCACGTCGTCGAGGGGACGGTCACCGTCCTGCAGGACGGGACGGAGGAGGAGGTCGCCGCACCCGGTGTCGTCCTCCACGAGCGCGGCGTCGCCCACGGCGCGCGCAACGACGCCGAGGACGGGGTCGCGGTGCTGACCGCGAGCCTCTGTCCGATGCCCAGATAG